The proteins below come from a single Triticum aestivum cultivar Chinese Spring chromosome 5D, IWGSC CS RefSeq v2.1, whole genome shotgun sequence genomic window:
- the LOC123126083 gene encoding uncharacterized protein has protein sequence MDQHDDRRVVSLQLGCTGDPSGADRPSAVVAESADGDPLVVPASALPAALEEGGAGEHWYHGDAAPYTHDEERRAGPRYLLWVWFVLLNGSGIAFGWFFGYIIAMGMKGTAMKVLGYALGMCVTLPVVSLLWCPSACDRDG, from the exons ATGGACCAACACGACGATCGCCGCGTCGTGAGCCTCCAGCTTGGATGCACCGGCGACCCCAGCGGAGCAGATCGCCCGTCCGCCGTCGTTGCCGAGTCTGCCGACGGCGATCCGTTAGTCGTCCCCGCCTCGGCGCTGCCCGCCGCCTtggaggagggcggcgcgggcgagCACTGGTACCACGGGGACGCGGCGCCCTACACCCACGACGAGGAGCGGAGAGCAGGGCCGCGTTACCTCCTATGG GTCTGGTTCGTGCTTCTCAACGGCTCAGGCATTGCCTTCGGATGGTTCTTCGGCTATATTATCGCTATGGGGATGAAGGGCACGGCGATGAAAGTGCTAGGGTACGCGCTCGGCATGTGTGTCACGCTGCCGGTGGTTAGCCTCCTCTGGTGCCCTTCCGCGTGTGACCGTGATGGTTGA